accccccccaaaaaaaaaaaaatttggggcCCCttccccaaaaaaaaaaaaaatttgggggcccctcccccccaaaaaaaataaatttgggggCCCCCtcccccagaaaaagaaaaatttggggccccctcccccaaaaaaataaattttgggggccccctcccaaaaaaaaataaaaaatttgggggccccctcccccccaaaccccccccccctcccccaaaaattCTGACCTTTGACCCCCCCCTTGCAGTATTCCAGTgaggacgcccccccccccccccccccgcctgtcTGGATtctgggggggcccccccccccaaaaaaaaaaaaattggggggggggggcacatctGCCTGCATGGATGGaccaaaattgggggggggggggaggggcgcacccctccccccccccccatctgcctGTTGGGGaatttttgggggggtgggggggggagggggcacgtCTGTGAGTCTGTTTTAAAGTGTGGGGGGGGCAACTCTGcctgcctgacccccccccccccaaaaaaaaaaaaaattgggggacaaccccccaaaaaaaaataaaaaattgggggaccccccccaaaaaaaaaaaaaaattgggggactacccccccccaaaaaaaataaaatttgggggggggcccccccaggatgttttgggggggggtttttttggggggggggggggctggattttggggtttttttgggttttttggggggggcgggttTGTAGCGGCGCATGGCAATAAAGGCTGTTGCATGGAGCGGTGTGGCCCCCCCCCGTGGGAAAATAgatttggggaccccccccccacccctcccccaccctttgagccctcccccccccccccaattctccccccccccccccaaaaaaaaaccctctgagcAGCGGGGGATGGGCAGCAGCGTCGTTTATTGGCGAGAAACAAcggggggaggggtgggaatttttttggggggggggattttgggggggggaggcgggttTTTAGTATTTtgggggattttcttttttttggggggggaggttttttggtttggggggggtttgggtgcctgagttttggttttttttggtttttgggggggaaagttgggttttgggggttttttgggggggtgggtgaaagttttttgggtttttttttggggggtgaagtTTTGTTTTTCGTATTTTTTGGGtgtctgattctttttttcctttttttttgggggggtgaaaagtctttttgttttcttttgggggggggaaattttcttattttctttcggggcgtgaaatttttttttcttttttttttcgtgtttttttttttttttcttcttttttttgggggggatgaaattttttttttcctttttttggttttgtcattttttcttttgcttttttttttttttttcccgggggggggggattttgatttttgcctttttttcggGTGCTGGGGGGCAATTTTTGCCGTTTTTTTCGGGTGCTGagggcaatttttttccttttttcggGGGGGATTTGGGTGCCAacgttgggattttttttgggggggggtctcagcgctccttggggcgggggggggcgtcgagggcggcgaggcggcgggcggcccccccccagctgcagcaggttgaGGGCGGCTTTGAGGGCGGCCAGGGGGGTCCCCAGCCAGACCCCCACCCGGAACAGGCCCGGCCCCCCCGGCACCACTGGGGGCAAAAATTGGGGGAAAATCCCCCCAAAATTGGGGTAAGAAAGCCAAAAATTGGGGGAAAATCCCCCCAAAATTGGGTAAAAGCCAAAAATTGGGGGAAAATCCCCCCAAAATTGAAGTGAAAGGCAAAAATTGGGGGAATATTCCCCCCAAAATgggaaggaaaggcaaaaaatgggggaaattccccccaaaattggggtgaaaggcaaaaatttggggaaaattccCCCAAAAATGGGGTGAAAGGCAAAAATTTGGGGAAATTTCCCCCCAAAATTGGGGTGAAAACCAAACATTTGGGGAAAATTCCCCCAAAATTGGGGTGAAAGCcaaaaatttggggaaaatttccCCCCAAAATTGGGGTGAAAGCCAAAAGTTTGGGGAAATTTCCCCCAAAATTGGGGTGAAAGGCAAAAATTGGGGGAAAATTCCCCACCAAATTGGGGTGAAAGCcaaaaatttggggaaaattccCCCAAAATTGGGGTGAAAGCcaaaaatttggggaaaatttccCCAAAATTGGGGTGAAAGACAAAAGTTTGGGGAAATTTCCCCCAAAATTGGGGGTGAAAGCAAAAAATTTGGGGAAAATCACCCCAAAAATTGGACGGAAAGCCAAAAATTTGGGGAAAATCCCCCCAAAATTGGGGTGAAAGGCAAAAATTGGGGGAATATTCCCCCCAAAATgggaaggaaaggcaaaaaattgAGGAAATTCCCCCCAAAATTGGGGTGAAAGGCAAAAATTTGGGGAAAATCCCCCCCCAAATTGGGGGTGAAAGCaaaaaatttggggaaaattccCCCAAAATTGGAGGGAAAGCcaaaaatttggggaaaattccCCCAAATTGGGGGTGAAAGCCAAAAATTTGGGGAAATTTCCCCAAAAATGGGAGGAAAGGCAAAAAATGGGGGAAATTCCcccaaaatttggggggggggggagatggggggggaggggaggggagaaatgggggagggggaggggaaggggggggggagaaaaattgaGAGGGGGGGTTACGGGTGGGCACTGGTTTGCTTGCTGggcctcccagtccctcccagaccccccagtccctcccagtatcccccaaatcccctcccagaccccccagtccctcccattatctcccagttcctcccagttacccccaaatcccatcccagtccctcccagtccctcccagtatcccccaaatcccctcccagtgcctcccagtgactccaaatcccctcccagtccctcccagtatcccccaaatcccctcccagtgcctcccagtccctcccagttccccccaattCCGCCcaaatcccctcccagtccctcccagtccctcccagtatcccccaaatcccctcccagtcccccccagtccctcccagtatctcccagttcGTCCCAGTTacccccaaatcccatcccagtccctcccagtatcccccaaatcccctcccagtgcctcccagtgacccccaaatcccctcccagtccctcccagtccctcccagtatcccccaaatcccctcccagtcccccccagtccctcccagtatctcccagttcctcccagttccccccaaatcccctcccagtccctcccagtccctcccagtatcccccaaatcccctcccagtccctcccagtccctcccagtatcccccaaatcccctcccagaccccccagtccctcccattatctcccagttcctcccagttacccccaaatcccatcccagtccctcccagtccctcccagtatcccccaaatcccctcccagtccctcccagtccctcccagttccccccagttccacccaaatcccctcccagtccctcccagtccctcccagtatcccccaaatcccctcccagtgcctcccagtgaccccaaatcccctcccagtctctcccagtccctcccagtctcccccagtccctcccagttccccccaaatcccctcccagtccctcccagtccctcccagttccccccaaatcccctcccagtccctcccagtccctcccagtcccccccagtctCTCACCGGGCGGCCCCTCCCCGAAGTGCAGCAGGTAGAGGCAGCAGTAAAACCCCTCGTTGCCGGCGCAGAGCAAGaacaggaggggctgggggaggggcagggggcgGGGTCAAGGGTGGGCcacgccccccccgccccaccccctgccccacccacccccccaaaataaaactcACCCTGGAGTTGTAGTACAGGCGGAGCAGGGggtgcccctccccccccacggCCTTGTGGCTCCGCCCCCCCTCCAGGGTGGTGCTGCGGAGGGGGCGGGGTCAGGCGAGACCACGCCCACCCCGGCCACGCCCACCCCGGCCACGCCCAAGGGTGGgaaacacccaccccacccccccaatacACCCAGGCATTATAGGTTTGGTTGACCACGCCCCACCGGGAAAGCCACGCCCCCCCGTGAGGCTCCACCCCCCAGGATTTCCTATTggaccccgccccccccagcatGAGGCCACACCCCTCCCGGGATAGGACACGCCCCCACCGGCCACCCTCTCCGCCCctcccaggccccgcccccgcgccaGACCACGCCCCCAACCCGAAGCCACGCCCCATTCATCAAACCACGCCCCCACCCTTAAGCCACGCCCCCAAtcccgcttccccagccacctgcCCCCCTCTAACCTCAGCCCTCCCCCCCGCTCTAGGAAGCCCCGCCCCCTTCCAGACCACGCCCCCGACCCACACCACGCCCCAACCCCTAAACCACGCCCTCAACCCCCAAAGCACGCCCCCAATCCCCAAACCACGCCCCCAAGCCCTCTTCCTTTCCACCCCCACTCTCCCTTCCCAACTCCCCCTGCCTCCACCAAGCCCCTCCCCAAGGCCACGCCCCACCGCAAGCCAcgcccccaaccccaaaaccacgcccccaaccccaaaccacgCCCTCAAACCCCAAACCACGCCCCCAAggcctcctccttcccacctcaaccctctcctcccagccccctcccccaccaTGCCCCGCCCTAAGGCCAcgcctccaacccaaaccacgcCCCCAACCCGAAACCACGCCCCCAAGCCCTAAACCACGCCCCCAAGCCCCAAACCACGCCCCCAAggcctcctccttcccacctcaacccaGCCCCCCCTACCTCCACCACGCCCCGCCCCAAGGCCCCGCCCTTACCCAAGCCACGCCCCAACCCCTAAACCAcgcccccaacccccaaaccacgCCCCCAACCCCCAAAGCACGCCCCCAAGCCCCTCCCCAAGCCCTCTCCCCCGCCggtcccgccccctccccgcagccccgcccACCAGTGCATGTGCAGCCAATGGCTGGCGACGTCGAGGGCGGTGCTGAGCTGGAAGAGGGGCGCGGCGGCCGGGTAGAGCAGCGCCAGGTTGAGCAGCAGCCCCATGGTGGCCAGCCGGTCCGTCAGCATGTCCAGCATGGCGCCCAGCCGCGAGCCTGCCCGGAGGGAGGGGCTCGGGGGGACACGCCCCCAGGCACGCCCCCGAGCCACGCCCCCGAAGCCCGGCCCCGAGCCCCGCCCCTCTTGCCCCCGAGCCCGCCCGTAGCCCCCAAACCCCGCCTCCCGGCCCTGGACCCCGCCCACGCCAGAAAGCCCCGCCCACGCTCGAAAGCCCCGCCCACAGCCCCCAAACCCTGCCAACAACCCCCAAAGCCCGCCTCCCGACCCTAAAGCCCCGCCCACGCCAGAAAGCCCCGCCCACAACACTGAACCCCTTCCTCCCAGGCCCAAAGCCTCACCCATAGCCCCAAACCCCCGCCTCCCAGCTCTAAGCCCCGCCCACAAGCCCCGCCTCCCAGCCCCAAAGCCCCGCCCACAACCCCGAAACCCACCTCCCAGCCCTAAAGCCCCGCCCACACCCCAAACCCCGCCTCCCAGCCCGAAACACCACCCACTACCCCCAAAGCCCCGCCCACAACCCAAACCCCACCTCACAGCCCTAAAGCCCCGcccacaaccccaaaccccacctccTAGTCCCAAAGCCCCGCCCATAGCCCCAAAACCCCGCCTCCCAGCCCCAAGCCCCACCCGCAACCCTGAACCCCGCCTCCCAGCCCTAAAGCCCCGCCCACACCCCAAAGCCCCGCCCACACCCCAAACCCCGCCTCCCAGCCCGAAACACCACCCACTACCCCCAAAGCCCCGCCCACAACCCAAACCCCACCTCACAGCCCTAAAGCCCCGCCCACAACCCCAATCCCCACCTCCCAACCGCAAAACCCCGCCTCCCAGCCCCAAGCCCCGCCCACAACCCCAAACCCCTGTCTCTCAGCCCCAAGCCCCGCCCACAACCCCGCCTCCCAGCCCTAAAGCCCCGCCCACAACCCCTAAACCCCACCTCTCAGCCCTAAACACCACCCACAACCCCCAAACCCCGCCTCCCACCCCAAAGCCCCGcccacaaccccaaaaccccgcCTCCCAGCCCCAAGCCCCGCCCCTACCCCAGACCCCGCCCCCTCCCATATCCCCTCACCCGTCCTCAACCCCCTCCCACCCCTAAGCCCCTCTCACCCCaagcccctcccaccccccaagcccctcccaccccaagcccctcccactccccccaagCCCCTCCCACCCCGGCCTCTCCCATCCACCTCTCCCCCTCCCACTCCCGCTCCCCTCccaccgccggccccgccccctccccagccccgcccccagccccgcccccagccccgcccaccctgccccagcagccgCGCCGCCTGCCCGTCCACGGCGTCCAGGAGGGCGCTGAGCCCGTAACAagcggccgccggccccggcgaTCGCGGCATCAGGTAGAAGGAAATGGCGGCCAGGACCAGGCGGGCGTAACCTGCAgccggcgcgggggggggagCGGGTTTTCTGAGGTAAATTCTCGCCGTTTCTGGCAAaaaatcaccccccccccccctccccccccggcccgAGTGAACCCGGAAGCGGCCGGCTCACCGATGAGGTTGGGGACGAAGAGGAAGACGTTGTCGCCGGCCGCCATCGCGCTCGtgaagccgccccccccccccgcaattaattaattcttttaattgttgtttcaatccgccccccccccccccccttctgcgCTTCTCGGCCCCTTTAAGAGCGGCCGGGATCACGTGACGGGGGAGAAGCGGAAACAGGCGCCGCTCCTCCCTCGCCGGCGCCCGCCTCCCGACCAATCGGAGGCGACTGCTTCCTCTGGCGGCCAATCGGAGACGAGTTTTgcttctcccctcccacccctctcGGGGCCGTTCTGGCGCATGCGCGCAACGCCGCGCCCGCTTTGCGGCGATGGGCGGCGGCCCAATCAGAGACGAGGATCGGCCCCGCGCAACGCTTCGCCCGCCCCCCTTCCCTCCGAGCCGCGGCCAATGGGAGACGCGCGTCTCGCCCGGCGGCCAATG
The Accipiter gentilis unplaced genomic scaffold, bAccGen1.1, whole genome shotgun sequence DNA segment above includes these coding regions:
- the CDIPT gene encoding LOW QUALITY PROTEIN: CDP-diacylglycerol--inositol 3-phosphatidyltransferase (The sequence of the model RefSeq protein was modified relative to this genomic sequence to represent the inferred CDS: deleted 1 base in 1 codon), coding for MAAGDNVFLFVPNLIGYARLVLAAISFYLMPRSPGPAAACYGLSALLDAVDGQAARLLGQGSRLGAMLDMLTDRLATMGLLLNLALLYPAAAPLFQLSTALDVASHWLHMHCTTLEGGRSHKAVGGEGHPLLRLYYNSRPLLFLLCAGNEGFYCCLYLLHFGEGPPVVPGGPGLFRVGVWLGTPLAALKAALNLLQLGGAARRLAALDAPPRPKER